One part of the Chloroflexota bacterium genome encodes these proteins:
- the tkt gene encoding transketolase, with protein MQDLDLDQLCINTIRTLSMDAVEKAKSGHPGMPMGAAAMAYVLWTRFLKHNPADPTWPDRDRFVLSAGHGCMLLYSLLHLTGYDLPLDELKQFRQWGSRTPGHSEYGRTPGVETTTGPLGQGFATGVGMAIAERMLAAHFNRPGHTIVGHYTYAIVSDGDLMEGVASEAASLAGHLRLGKLIYLYDDNKITIEGSTDLAFTENVARRFEAYGWHVQRVDGNDVNALEAALRAAQAELERPSLIIARTHIAYGSPNKQDTAEAHGAPLGEEEIRLTKKALGWPTDEPFYIPEAALAHFRRALETGSAAQAAWQARFAAYENAYPELAAEWRRVMRGELPEGWERHLPNFDPSTGPVATREASGKVLNALAPHIPELVGGSADLAPSNLTYLAGMGNFQAANRGGRNLHFGVREHAMGAILSGMALHGGLRPYGGTFLVFSDYMRPAIRLAALMELPVIYVFTHDSIGLGEDGPTHQPVEHLASLRAMPHLTVIRPADATETVVAWKVALQHRTGPVALALSRQKLPIIDRSTYAAADGLALGAYVLADAGSGNVDLILIATGSEVSLALEAQKRLEQQGIGTRVVSMPSWELFEAQPQEYREAVLPPHITARLAIEAGVAQGWCRYVGERGTVLSIECFGASAPYKVLFQKYGFTVENVVEHALDVLKRD; from the coding sequence ATGCAAGATCTCGATCTAGACCAGCTGTGCATTAACACCATTCGCACTCTGTCCATGGATGCAGTGGAAAAGGCCAAGTCAGGCCATCCAGGCATGCCCATGGGAGCGGCAGCAATGGCTTACGTACTTTGGACGCGCTTTCTCAAGCACAATCCAGCCGATCCAACCTGGCCAGACCGCGACCGTTTTGTGCTCTCAGCAGGTCATGGCTGCATGCTGCTCTATAGCTTGCTGCATCTGACTGGCTATGATTTGCCTCTTGACGAATTGAAACAGTTCCGTCAATGGGGAAGCCGCACGCCCGGACACAGCGAGTACGGCAGGACGCCGGGTGTGGAGACCACCACTGGCCCGCTAGGGCAGGGTTTTGCCACTGGCGTAGGCATGGCCATCGCTGAACGCATGTTGGCAGCACACTTCAATCGCCCAGGGCATACGATCGTAGGCCATTATACCTATGCCATTGTCAGCGATGGCGATTTGATGGAGGGGGTGGCGTCGGAAGCCGCTTCTCTGGCAGGGCATTTGCGTCTGGGCAAATTGATTTACCTCTATGATGACAACAAAATTACTATTGAGGGCTCCACTGATTTGGCTTTTACTGAAAATGTGGCCCGTCGTTTTGAAGCCTATGGATGGCATGTGCAACGGGTAGATGGCAATGACGTGAACGCTTTGGAGGCCGCTTTGCGCGCTGCGCAGGCTGAGCTAGAACGCCCCTCCTTAATCATTGCTCGTACGCATATTGCCTATGGCAGCCCCAACAAGCAGGATACGGCAGAGGCTCACGGCGCACCTCTAGGTGAGGAAGAGATCCGACTGACCAAGAAGGCGCTTGGTTGGCCTACTGATGAGCCTTTCTATATCCCCGAAGCGGCATTGGCTCACTTCCGCCGTGCCTTGGAGACGGGCTCTGCCGCGCAAGCGGCATGGCAGGCTCGGTTTGCTGCCTATGAAAATGCCTATCCAGAGTTGGCTGCAGAGTGGCGGCGCGTTATGCGCGGCGAGCTTCCCGAGGGTTGGGAGAGGCATCTCCCCAACTTTGACCCATCGACAGGACCTGTAGCCACCCGCGAGGCTTCGGGCAAAGTGCTGAATGCTCTGGCCCCACATATCCCGGAATTGGTGGGGGGTTCAGCCGACCTGGCTCCGTCCAATTTGACCTATCTGGCTGGCATGGGAAATTTTCAGGCTGCCAATCGCGGTGGGCGCAATCTGCATTTCGGTGTGCGCGAACACGCCATGGGAGCCATTCTGAGCGGCATGGCTTTGCATGGCGGGCTCAGACCCTATGGAGGCACATTTCTCGTTTTCTCTGATTACATGCGCCCGGCCATACGCCTAGCGGCATTGATGGAATTGCCCGTAATCTATGTCTTCACCCATGACAGCATCGGCTTAGGCGAAGATGGGCCCACGCATCAGCCGGTGGAGCACTTGGCCTCTTTGCGCGCGATGCCCCATCTCACTGTAATCCGCCCAGCGGATGCTACAGAGACTGTCGTGGCCTGGAAAGTGGCATTACAGCATCGCACCGGACCAGTGGCACTTGCTCTGAGTCGGCAGAAATTGCCCATCATAGACCGTAGCACATACGCCGCGGCGGATGGCTTGGCGCTAGGCGCGTATGTTTTGGCTGATGCAGGCTCAGGCAACGTGGATCTCATCCTAATTGCTACGGGCTCTGAGGTCTCGCTGGCACTAGAGGCACAGAAGAGGCTGGAGCAACAGGGTATTGGGACACGGGTTGTGAGCATGCCCAGTTGGGAGTTGTTCGAGGCGCAACCACAGGAGTACCGGGAGGCAGTGCTGCCTCCACACATTACGGCACGGTTGGCGATTGAAGCCGGTGTTGCTCAAGGCTGGTGCCGTTATGTCGGGGAGAGAGGCACCGTGCTGAGCATCGAGTGCTTTGGCGCATCAGCGCCGTACAAGGTGCTGTTCCAGAAGTATGGCTTTACGGTAGAGAACGTGGTGGAACACGCGCTGGATGTGCTGAAAAGAGACTAA
- a CDS encoding DUF4968 domain-containing protein — protein sequence MPTTQKNPIAHVLRGIRTIGFRRTVQSALYPLRRIYYEAKFSTGDDRGSVLRGLAGLIAALRRPTTEAPLHAQDFVLLGDVLSHCQEKQTVQIHCQNAVLEITILAADLVRVRVSPTGNFAPLNSYAVAKPDREWLPVPYTLLETEKDIEIRTERISCRIVKQPCRLSFYDAQGQLIHADTAGLGWQGSKVARFARLAPDEHIYGLGEKAFPLDRRGHSYVIWNIDPQNYGPADEPIYLNIPFYIGWQDGQGYGIFYDNSYRARFDVGESQPNEIIYQADGGELCYYFFFSPSFTTILERYTELTGRMSLPPLWALGYHQSRWSYYPDARVREIARLCREHRIPCDAIYLDIHYMDGYRCFTWDPVRFPDPSALLADLHNQGFKVVVIIDCGIKADRHYSVCSEGLAKGLFCTYPDGSPAGGPVWPGESYFPDFTNPRVREWWGNLYASLVQAGVDGIWNDMNEPTITGPKGDTLAGCVRHDWEGQGTDHRQAHNVYGMQMVRATAEGLQRLQPDQRPFVLTRSGWAGVQRYALSWTGDNLSTWEHLRLTMPMVMGLGLSGLAFTGADVGGFSGGADAELLVRWMQMGTFLPFFRNHASLWSRAQEPWTYGEPYLSLNRSAIELRYRLLPYLYTATWQCAQSGLPIARPLVLSYPEDTRTYSLDDEFLCGDALLVAPICIPQTTSRQVYLPAGEWFDFWTDERHGGPKTMAVSAPLERIPVFVRAGTVLPTWPLMQHTDERPVDQLILHVYPGDGRSWLYEDDGHSLAYQRGEYRITTFECQRRREGALSITRYVQGLYRPDYSRWEWHVHSLPHPPKQVLADGKPVSNWLWDEVSHTLHFESGEVHTMGID from the coding sequence GTGCCGACAACACAAAAGAACCCTATTGCTCATGTCCTTCGGGGCATACGTACCATTGGCTTTAGACGGACTGTCCAATCCGCCCTCTATCCACTGCGCCGCATCTACTATGAAGCCAAGTTCAGCACGGGTGATGACCGCGGCTCTGTGCTGCGTGGACTTGCTGGCTTGATTGCTGCGCTTCGTAGGCCAACTACAGAAGCGCCATTGCATGCTCAGGATTTCGTGCTGCTTGGGGATGTCCTCTCCCACTGCCAGGAAAAGCAAACGGTACAGATCCACTGCCAAAACGCTGTGCTCGAGATTACCATCCTGGCTGCAGACCTGGTACGTGTACGGGTGAGCCCAACCGGCAACTTTGCACCGCTCAACTCGTATGCAGTGGCGAAACCAGATAGAGAGTGGCTGCCAGTCCCCTACACGCTGCTGGAGACAGAGAAAGATATCGAGATACGTACCGAGCGCATATCATGCCGCATTGTGAAACAACCCTGCCGCTTATCTTTCTACGATGCGCAGGGGCAGCTTATCCACGCGGATACCGCTGGCCTAGGTTGGCAAGGGAGCAAGGTCGCTCGCTTTGCTAGGCTTGCACCCGATGAGCACATCTATGGCTTGGGAGAGAAAGCCTTTCCACTAGACCGACGCGGACATAGTTATGTCATATGGAACATTGACCCGCAGAACTATGGCCCCGCTGATGAGCCTATCTACCTCAATATCCCATTCTACATTGGATGGCAAGATGGACAGGGCTATGGCATTTTCTACGACAACAGTTATCGTGCACGTTTCGACGTTGGCGAAAGCCAGCCTAATGAGATAATCTATCAGGCAGATGGTGGCGAACTGTGCTATTATTTCTTCTTCAGCCCGTCTTTCACTACTATTCTAGAGCGTTACACAGAGCTAACAGGCCGCATGTCCCTTCCACCGCTATGGGCACTTGGCTATCATCAGAGCCGTTGGAGTTATTATCCCGATGCAAGAGTGCGGGAGATTGCACGCCTTTGTCGGGAGCATCGCATTCCCTGCGACGCCATCTACCTAGATATCCACTACATGGATGGTTATCGCTGCTTCACCTGGGATCCAGTACGTTTCCCAGATCCTTCCGCACTGCTGGCTGATTTGCACAACCAGGGCTTCAAAGTGGTAGTGATCATTGATTGTGGCATCAAAGCAGACCGCCATTACTCTGTATGCAGCGAGGGACTTGCCAAAGGCTTGTTCTGCACCTATCCAGATGGCTCGCCCGCTGGTGGACCAGTATGGCCAGGCGAATCCTACTTTCCTGATTTCACCAATCCTCGTGTCCGCGAGTGGTGGGGAAACCTTTATGCTTCACTAGTGCAGGCAGGCGTGGATGGTATCTGGAACGATATGAACGAGCCTACCATCACCGGCCCGAAAGGCGATACCCTAGCTGGCTGCGTGCGCCACGATTGGGAAGGACAGGGAACGGATCATCGCCAGGCACACAATGTATACGGCATGCAGATGGTTCGTGCCACCGCAGAGGGGCTGCAGCGTTTGCAGCCCGACCAGCGCCCCTTTGTGCTCACTCGTTCTGGTTGGGCTGGGGTGCAGCGCTATGCGCTTTCCTGGACTGGTGACAACCTAAGTACTTGGGAACACTTGCGCCTGACCATGCCCATGGTGATGGGGTTAGGACTCTCTGGGTTGGCTTTTACCGGCGCCGATGTTGGGGGATTTTCTGGCGGGGCAGATGCGGAATTGCTCGTGCGCTGGATGCAGATGGGCACCTTTCTGCCCTTTTTCCGCAACCATGCTTCCCTTTGGAGTCGCGCCCAGGAGCCTTGGACTTACGGGGAGCCATACCTGAGCCTGAACCGCAGTGCCATCGAGTTGCGCTATCGCTTGTTGCCCTATCTATATACGGCCACCTGGCAATGCGCACAAAGCGGATTGCCCATCGCTCGCCCCTTGGTGCTGTCCTATCCCGAGGACACGCGCACCTACTCGCTCGACGATGAATTCCTCTGCGGGGATGCGCTGCTTGTCGCCCCTATCTGCATACCGCAGACAACCTCCCGCCAGGTCTATTTGCCGGCAGGGGAGTGGTTTGACTTCTGGACCGATGAGCGGCATGGAGGACCGAAGACCATGGCTGTTTCGGCCCCACTGGAACGCATCCCTGTGTTCGTGCGCGCTGGTACCGTACTGCCCACCTGGCCCCTTATGCAGCATACGGACGAACGCCCTGTGGATCAGCTCATCCTGCACGTCTATCCGGGTGACGGGAGGAGCTGGCTCTACGAGGATGATGGCCACAGCCTGGCATATCAGCGCGGCGAATACCGAATAACCACTTTTGAATGCCAGCGCAGGAGAGAGGGTGCCCTGAGCATCACCCGCTATGTGCAGGGACTATACCGCCCTGACTACTCCCGCTGGGAATGGCATGTTCACAGCTTGCCTCATCCACCCAAGCAAGTGCTAGCCGATGGCAAGCCTGTGTCAAATTGGTTATGGGATGAAGTCAGCCATACCTTGCACTTCGAGAGCGGTGAGGTGCATACGATGGGAATAGATTAG
- a CDS encoding MBL fold metallo-hydrolase, whose translation MQEIAKGIYFEDSYRSGNVGCVVTEEGAVLIDCPMLPKDAWDWLKKIASKTKKGVAFLINTDYKVERILGNCFFPANVTIAHQQTWAEVQRYDEAFLQRYLTHQKDHSFSTVADLIKARIVLPELTMTRDMTLYKGERVFHLIYAGGHTPASIMVHLPQERILFTGDVVVNGEHPSLAQADTMNWLHALEMIRKMENVEMIVPGFGEPCEPSVTEVLTDYIVKMRERVHECFRNGYTRRETVDRVRMQDFFSIPPARREAIERRIRSSVEHVYDEFKKAAEKKRH comes from the coding sequence ATGCAAGAGATAGCCAAGGGAATATACTTTGAGGATAGCTACCGTTCAGGCAATGTGGGCTGCGTGGTCACTGAAGAAGGGGCAGTGCTCATTGATTGCCCGATGCTGCCCAAGGATGCCTGGGACTGGCTGAAGAAGATTGCTTCTAAAACGAAAAAAGGGGTTGCCTTCCTTATCAACACAGACTACAAAGTAGAGCGCATTCTCGGCAATTGCTTCTTCCCAGCCAATGTCACTATCGCTCATCAACAAACTTGGGCAGAGGTACAACGCTATGATGAGGCGTTCCTACAACGTTACCTCACTCACCAGAAAGATCATTCTTTCAGCACCGTAGCTGACCTGATTAAAGCACGCATCGTACTACCCGAACTCACCATGACCAGAGATATGACTCTATACAAAGGTGAGCGCGTTTTTCATTTGATTTACGCTGGAGGGCACACCCCCGCGAGCATCATGGTTCACCTGCCACAGGAACGCATCCTTTTCACTGGTGATGTGGTTGTCAACGGAGAACATCCGTCCCTTGCCCAAGCAGACACGATGAACTGGTTGCATGCCTTGGAAATGATACGCAAAATGGAAAATGTGGAGATGATTGTGCCTGGCTTTGGCGAGCCTTGCGAGCCCTCAGTTACAGAAGTGCTCACGGACTATATTGTCAAAATGCGCGAACGAGTGCATGAATGTTTCCGCAATGGCTATACCCGGCGTGAAACGGTGGACCGGGTTAGGATGCAGGACTTTTTCAGCATACCACCAGCGCGTCGTGAGGCAATCGAACGGCGCATTAGAAGCAGCGTTGAACACGTATACGACGAATTCAAGAAAGCAGCAGAAAAGAAGCGCCACTGA
- a CDS encoding alanyl-tRNA editing protein yields MTLRLYYHDAYRTEFDAQIMRAIPGKKGTTGIILDQTCFYPTSGGQPCDHGTLDSQPVFDVVEEDGEIVHWIAGEIAEPFVHGRIIWLRRFDHMQQHTGQHILSQAFLRLLGAQTVSFHLGEEISTIDLDRAILEADEAEKVEDLANEIVFANRPVLTRFVSPEEVATLELRKVPAVEANIRIVEIEGFDRSPCGGTHCARTGEVGPIAIRKWERRGQESRVEFVCGWRALHDYRWKTATVNELALAFSVKDRELAAAVLRLMQEASENRRELHRLQEELLAAEAAKLLAEATPWNDISIVVRSFQEREPQEVRKLASLLTAGDKQIALLGISGKQARLVFARSQDLPTDMAILLKKTCASFRGSGGGQSHIAQGGGFPGDRVGEALEWAYQTLISE; encoded by the coding sequence ATGACATTGCGTTTGTACTACCACGATGCCTACCGCACCGAATTCGATGCACAGATAATGCGTGCCATACCGGGCAAAAAAGGTACCACAGGGATCATCCTAGATCAAACCTGTTTCTACCCCACTTCCGGCGGACAGCCATGTGACCATGGCACGCTGGACTCTCAACCTGTTTTCGACGTGGTTGAAGAAGATGGGGAAATTGTGCACTGGATTGCAGGAGAGATCGCGGAGCCATTCGTTCACGGCCGCATCATTTGGCTACGCCGCTTCGACCACATGCAGCAACACACTGGCCAACATATCCTGTCGCAGGCTTTTTTGAGGCTCCTCGGTGCACAGACCGTCTCCTTTCACCTCGGTGAGGAGATCTCTACTATTGACCTGGATCGCGCCATCCTCGAAGCCGACGAGGCCGAAAAGGTCGAGGACCTGGCGAATGAGATTGTTTTTGCTAACCGACCCGTATTGACCCGTTTCGTGTCACCGGAGGAAGTGGCCACGCTTGAACTGCGCAAAGTCCCTGCAGTGGAAGCGAACATTCGCATTGTAGAAATAGAGGGATTCGATCGCTCACCCTGTGGCGGCACACACTGCGCCCGCACAGGCGAAGTAGGCCCCATCGCCATCCGCAAGTGGGAGCGGCGTGGTCAGGAAAGCCGTGTAGAATTTGTCTGTGGTTGGCGTGCTTTGCATGATTACCGTTGGAAAACAGCCACAGTCAACGAATTGGCGCTGGCTTTCAGCGTGAAGGATCGCGAACTCGCTGCAGCGGTGCTCCGTCTAATGCAGGAAGCATCCGAGAACCGCCGTGAGTTACATCGCCTGCAGGAGGAATTATTGGCTGCCGAAGCAGCCAAACTGCTTGCGGAAGCAACACCGTGGAATGATATCTCTATTGTGGTACGCTCCTTTCAAGAGCGCGAGCCTCAGGAAGTACGAAAACTAGCTTCTCTCCTAACTGCGGGTGACAAACAGATCGCTTTGCTGGGCATATCCGGAAAACAGGCTCGATTGGTCTTTGCTCGCAGTCAAGACCTGCCGACCGATATGGCAATTCTACTGAAAAAGACGTGTGCCTCTTTCAGGGGAAGCGGCGGTGGGCAATCGCATATTGCGCAAGGAGGAGGCTTCCCAGGAGATAGAGTAGGCGAAGCTTTGGAATGGGCTTATCAGACTCTAATCTCAGAATGA
- the ablA gene encoding lysine 2,3-aminomutase — translation MTTQQQNTEVEEPPSCSEEPPGSNRTQLISRRAPPWRDVPDKDWNDWRWQLRHRITAPEQLKNVIEMTPEEEAGVQTTCQRLRMAITPYFASLMDAKDPHCPIRRQVVPTTDELVVSKDELRDPLSEDADSPVPGLVHRYPDRVLLLVTDQCASYCRHCTRRRLVGGKAERMPPETMRRAVQYIAQHSEVRDVLISGGDPLLLSESVLEPLLQALRAIPHVEIIRIGTRVPVLLPQRITPELVAMLSKYHPLWMNIHFNHPKEITPETAEACARLANVGIPLGSQTVLLRGINDCPHIIKKLMHELLKIRVRPYYLYQCDLSQGISHFRTSISKGIEIIEHLRGHTSGLAIPTFVLDAPGGAGKVPIMPQYLISMSDKVAVVRNYAGAISAYPLPHGYTGECPPSCEHHKRPEDEVGVAGLMDGHGIIMRAGTPTEQTVERQEVASKPQMIKLPVVIAQESACARSE, via the coding sequence ATGACCACACAACAACAGAATACGGAAGTAGAAGAACCTCCCAGTTGCAGCGAGGAGCCTCCTGGTAGTAACAGAACGCAACTCATCTCTCGCCGTGCACCGCCATGGCGTGATGTGCCAGATAAAGATTGGAATGATTGGCGGTGGCAACTACGTCATCGCATTACCGCACCAGAACAACTGAAAAATGTCATCGAGATGACGCCCGAGGAAGAAGCCGGGGTACAGACAACTTGCCAGCGACTGCGGATGGCGATCACACCTTACTTTGCTTCACTGATGGATGCAAAGGATCCCCACTGCCCTATCCGTCGTCAGGTTGTACCAACGACAGATGAGTTGGTAGTCAGCAAGGATGAGCTGCGCGACCCGCTGAGCGAGGATGCGGATTCGCCTGTGCCGGGCCTTGTGCACCGCTATCCAGATAGGGTGTTGCTTCTGGTTACGGATCAGTGCGCATCGTATTGCCGACATTGTACCAGGCGACGATTGGTGGGGGGCAAGGCAGAACGGATGCCACCGGAAACGATGCGGCGCGCCGTCCAGTACATCGCCCAACACTCTGAAGTGCGTGATGTGCTGATCTCGGGGGGTGACCCGCTTCTGCTCAGCGAGAGCGTTCTCGAACCTCTGCTGCAGGCTTTGCGTGCGATCCCTCATGTGGAGATCATTCGCATTGGTACTCGTGTGCCGGTCTTGTTACCGCAACGGATCACGCCAGAATTGGTAGCCATGCTCAGTAAATACCATCCGTTGTGGATGAACATCCACTTCAACCATCCAAAAGAAATCACGCCGGAAACGGCAGAAGCGTGTGCAAGGCTTGCCAATGTTGGCATTCCGTTGGGTAGCCAGACCGTGCTATTGCGCGGGATCAACGACTGCCCACACATTATCAAAAAATTGATGCATGAACTGCTGAAAATCAGAGTACGCCCTTACTACCTGTATCAATGCGACCTATCGCAAGGCATCTCGCATTTCCGTACCTCGATCAGCAAAGGCATTGAGATCATCGAGCATCTACGCGGACATACCAGCGGGCTAGCGATCCCGACCTTTGTGCTGGATGCACCTGGTGGTGCGGGGAAAGTCCCTATCATGCCTCAGTACCTGATCTCGATGTCCGACAAGGTGGCTGTGGTGCGCAATTATGCAGGGGCTATTAGCGCTTATCCATTGCCTCACGGATACACTGGTGAATGCCCGCCCAGTTGTGAGCATCACAAAAGGCCAGAGGATGAGGTAGGTGTAGCCGGCCTGATGGATGGGCATGGCATCATCATGCGCGCAGGAACCCCGACAGAGCAAACCGTGGAGCGGCAGGAAGTCGCAAGCAAGCCACAGATGATCAAGTTGCCTGTGGTAATCGCGCAGGAGTCAGCATGCGCTCGCTCCGAGTAG
- a CDS encoding response regulator transcription factor, whose translation MDILIVNPQPVWAQRIQARLKTTGARVSVASDWSGAMTILEEVWPEVLIIEHRVLEKEAGTLLATLRQGEWLPIIVPTALAHLSVDSAQVSLRGEEVLRRLETVIVRLQGVFEPTPHQRIRVGKLTIDPARKEVVFAARRIPLPPNQFRLLLYLALNADRVVNQHELAREVWGHVGSESEVRELIKTYVRSIRNKLGWTEESNNYLQSVRGFGYMLTTPPRARKTTEHGAERPPKANAVEKGSVEKLPQNE comes from the coding sequence GTGGATATCTTGATTGTGAATCCGCAGCCCGTTTGGGCTCAACGGATTCAGGCCAGGCTCAAAACTACAGGTGCCAGGGTATCCGTTGCCAGCGATTGGAGCGGTGCCATGACAATTTTGGAGGAAGTTTGGCCTGAGGTCCTTATTATTGAGCATCGTGTCTTGGAAAAGGAAGCAGGGACTCTGTTGGCCACCCTCAGACAAGGAGAGTGGCTACCCATTATTGTCCCAACCGCGCTTGCTCACCTGAGCGTGGATTCTGCGCAGGTTTCGTTGCGTGGCGAAGAAGTGCTGCGTCGCCTAGAGACGGTTATAGTTCGCCTGCAAGGCGTTTTCGAGCCCACGCCGCATCAGCGCATCCGAGTGGGGAAACTAACTATCGATCCAGCGCGCAAAGAGGTAGTCTTTGCAGCCAGGCGTATACCACTGCCTCCTAACCAATTCCGTTTGCTCCTGTATCTGGCGCTCAATGCTGACCGAGTAGTGAACCAGCACGAATTGGCGCGCGAAGTATGGGGACATGTAGGTTCAGAAAGCGAAGTCCGCGAGTTAATCAAGACTTATGTACGTTCTATCCGCAACAAGTTGGGTTGGACAGAGGAAAGCAACAACTACCTGCAATCTGTGCGCGGATTTGGCTATATGCTCACCACTCCCCCACGGGCGAGGAAAACAACGGAACACGGAGCAGAGCGGCCACCCAAGGCCAATGCCGTGGAGAAAGGGAGCGTTGAGAAACTGCCTCAAAATGAGTGA
- a CDS encoding N-acetylmuramoyl-L-alanine amidase yields MRSEPGQSKRKRALRKRTIGRTASYLKLMLVVIAVAVVVVAIYNVWHKEVPTLNTVTPVPSAIGTRAMVMPSPTPKPTLTPIILPTGTTTKPKHVGILAGHSGPQNDPGAVCPNGLREVDINLAVAERVVSLLRKRGHEVDLLEEFDERLKGYRADAFLSIHSDSCDIPEATGFKVARVSHSAIPDIEDQLVECLYREYERITGLHRHDFSITPDMHEYHAFMEIAPDTPGAIIELGFMLSDQWILVNEPDRLAIGIGAGLLCFLEQ; encoded by the coding sequence ATGAGGAGCGAGCCTGGCCAGAGCAAAAGGAAAAGGGCTCTGCGTAAGAGAACGATCGGGCGCACTGCGAGTTACCTAAAACTGATGCTAGTGGTCATTGCAGTTGCCGTCGTCGTGGTAGCCATCTACAATGTCTGGCACAAGGAGGTACCAACCCTAAACACTGTGACACCTGTTCCTAGTGCTATTGGAACACGAGCAATGGTTATGCCCTCACCGACTCCCAAACCTACCTTGACACCGATTATATTACCAACCGGCACAACCACCAAGCCGAAGCATGTAGGCATTTTGGCAGGGCATTCTGGGCCGCAGAACGATCCCGGGGCGGTTTGCCCTAATGGATTGCGCGAGGTGGACATCAACCTGGCTGTGGCTGAAAGGGTTGTGTCCCTCTTGAGGAAGAGGGGGCATGAAGTTGACTTGCTCGAGGAATTCGATGAAAGGCTCAAGGGCTACCGCGCAGATGCTTTTCTGTCCATCCATTCTGACTCCTGCGACATACCAGAAGCCACAGGCTTCAAGGTGGCACGTGTTTCACACAGCGCTATCCCAGATATAGAAGATCAGTTGGTGGAATGCCTTTATCGGGAGTATGAACGCATTACAGGGTTACACCGCCACGATTTCAGCATTACCCCAGACATGCACGAATATCATGCTTTTATGGAGATTGCCCCAGACACACCCGGCGCGATTATCGAATTGGGGTTTATGCTGTCTGACCAGTGGATTTTGGTCAATGAACCTGACAGACTGGCTATAGGCATTGGTGCTGGGCTGCTCTGCTTTCTCGAGCAGTAG